One window of the Bartonella bacilliformis KC583 genome contains the following:
- a CDS encoding acyl carrier protein, with product MSSTFNKVADIISEISEIDRSVITPKSHTIDDLGIDSLDFLDIVFAIDKAFGIKVPLEQWTQEVNEGSVATEKYFVLKNLCEKIDELVILKRAN from the coding sequence TTGTCTTCTACTTTTAACAAAGTTGCTGATATTATTTCAGAAATCAGTGAAATTGATCGTAGTGTTATCACACCTAAAAGTCATACAATCGATGATTTAGGAATTGATAGCCTCGATTTCCTTGATATTGTTTTTGCTATTGATAAAGCTTTTGGAATTAAAGTTCCTCTCGAACAATGGACTCAGGAAGTTAATGAAGGTTCCGTTGCAACCGAAAAATACTTTGTTCTTAAGAACCTTTGCGAAAAAATTGATGAACTCGTTATTTTAAAGCGGGCTAATTAA
- a CDS encoding beta-ketoacyl-ACP synthase, producing MKYNDHLGRPLVAITGAGVITSLGQGKQENWQKLINGVSGIHKITRFPVEGLNTHIAGTIDFLKESTIGAAALSEKLAYLSAEEALEQSGLDKKNFDGPLFLAAPPVELEWKARFALDQLETFNIEPSYAHLLEICSRNPQKELFETTQFGAIAENLQEKFGTKKLPITLSTACASGATAIQLGVEAIRRGETDRALTIATDGSVSAESLIRFSLLSALSTHNDPPEKAAKPFSHDRNGFVMAEGSGTLVLESLESALNRKAKILGILAGCGETADDFHRTRSKPDASPATEAVRKALADAKMTINEIDYINAHGTSTPENEKMEYLALSAIFGDILKHIPVSSNKSMIGHTLTAAGAIEAVFSLLTIQSGILPPTINYDDPDPAIPLDVVPNYSRNTRVNAILSNSFGFGGQNSSLVITAYKEKFFHKKN from the coding sequence ATGAAGTATAACGACCATCTCGGACGCCCACTGGTAGCAATAACCGGAGCGGGAGTTATAACATCGCTAGGGCAAGGAAAGCAGGAAAATTGGCAAAAATTAATCAATGGCGTTAGCGGTATCCATAAAATAACGCGTTTTCCTGTTGAAGGATTAAATACACATATTGCAGGCACAATTGATTTTCTTAAAGAAAGTACAATTGGTGCTGCAGCTCTCTCTGAAAAATTAGCTTATCTTTCAGCAGAAGAGGCTTTAGAACAATCAGGTCTCGACAAGAAAAATTTTGATGGACCATTGTTTTTAGCTGCACCTCCTGTTGAACTTGAATGGAAAGCACGTTTCGCTCTTGACCAATTAGAAACCTTTAACATTGAACCTTCCTATGCGCATCTTCTTGAAATTTGTAGTCGTAATCCCCAGAAAGAACTTTTTGAAACTACTCAATTTGGAGCAATTGCAGAAAATCTTCAAGAAAAATTTGGCACAAAAAAACTCCCCATTACACTCTCAACTGCCTGTGCATCTGGAGCAACAGCAATTCAATTAGGTGTTGAAGCTATTCGACGGGGCGAAACAGATCGTGCACTAACAATTGCTACAGATGGTTCAGTTTCAGCAGAATCCCTTATTCGCTTTTCTTTATTATCAGCTCTTTCAACCCACAATGATCCCCCAGAAAAAGCCGCAAAACCTTTTAGCCATGATCGAAATGGCTTTGTCATGGCAGAAGGATCAGGTACTCTTGTTCTTGAATCTCTAGAAAGTGCTTTAAATCGTAAAGCAAAAATTTTAGGCATTTTAGCTGGCTGTGGAGAAACAGCAGATGATTTTCACCGTACTCGTTCAAAACCTGATGCATCACCAGCAACTGAAGCAGTGCGAAAAGCCTTAGCTGACGCAAAAATGACCATCAATGAAATTGATTACATCAACGCACATGGCACCTCAACACCCGAGAATGAAAAAATGGAATATCTGGCATTATCAGCAATATTTGGTGATATTTTAAAACATATTCCTGTCTCTTCGAATAAATCAATGATTGGGCACACATTAACTGCTGCAGGCGCTATAGAAGCTGTCTTTTCGCTTTTAACCATCCAATCAGGAATTCTCCCTCCTACAATCAATTACGATGATCCTGATCCTGCTATCCCTTTAGATGTTGTTCCCAACTACAGCCGTAACACTCGTGTGAATGCGATTTTGTCCAATTCATTTGGTTTTGGTGGTCAAAATAGTAGTCTTGTCATCACCGCCTATAAAGAAAAATTTTTTCATAAAAAAAATTAA
- a CDS encoding zinc-binding dehydrogenase has product MRALQLFNERQVGITHIALPPPPSPGEVTVRIKAVALNHIDVWGWRGMAFAKRKMPLTIGAEASGEIIQLGNGVDNLQLGQLVSIYGAHTCGLCQACHKGHDNLCSHVKGVHGFHLDGFACELINLPARLLVPAPSECDEIQAAVAPVTFGTVEHMLFDNAKLQIGETILIHAGGSGIGSAAIQIAKSMKCTIITTVGSDNKIAKAQSLGANYVINYRKDRFEGVVRKLTQKKGVDVVFEHVGADTWAGSMLCMKQGARLVTCGSTSGVSAPMNLMQLFQQQLKIFGSFGCRMENMANAMQKMAQGIIHPIIDTIVHFDDIDVALKRMEKRDVFGKIILKID; this is encoded by the coding sequence ATGCGTGCACTGCAATTATTTAATGAGCGCCAAGTTGGAATAACCCATATCGCCTTACCACCCCCTCCTAGCCCTGGTGAAGTAACAGTGCGTATAAAAGCTGTTGCTCTTAACCATATCGATGTGTGGGGATGGCGTGGTATGGCCTTTGCTAAAAGGAAAATGCCTCTCACTATAGGTGCAGAAGCTTCAGGTGAAATTATTCAGCTGGGAAATGGTGTTGATAATTTGCAACTTGGACAGCTCGTCTCAATTTATGGTGCTCACACCTGTGGTCTGTGTCAAGCTTGTCATAAAGGGCATGACAATCTCTGCAGTCATGTAAAAGGTGTACATGGTTTTCACCTAGATGGATTTGCCTGTGAACTCATTAATCTTCCAGCACGTCTGCTCGTGCCAGCACCTTCAGAATGTGATGAAATACAAGCAGCTGTTGCTCCAGTTACCTTTGGTACCGTAGAACATATGCTTTTTGACAATGCAAAATTACAAATTGGAGAAACAATTCTTATACATGCTGGTGGTTCTGGTATTGGCTCAGCTGCTATTCAGATCGCAAAATCTATGAAATGTACAATTATTACAACTGTGGGCTCCGATAACAAGATTGCAAAAGCACAATCCCTTGGAGCAAATTATGTTATTAATTACCGTAAAGACCGCTTTGAAGGTGTAGTCCGTAAATTAACTCAAAAAAAAGGTGTTGACGTTGTTTTTGAACATGTCGGTGCTGATACATGGGCAGGTTCTATGTTGTGCATGAAACAAGGAGCACGTTTGGTGACTTGTGGTTCTACTTCTGGTGTTTCCGCTCCTATGAATTTAATGCAACTGTTTCAGCAACAACTTAAAATATTTGGTTCATTTGGCTGTCGTATGGAAAATATGGCAAATGCTATGCAAAAAATGGCACAAGGAATTATACATCCTATTATTGATACAATTGTTCATTTTGATGACATTGATGTTGCTTTAAAAAGAATGGAAAAGCGTGATGTTTTTGGTAAAATTATTCTCAAAATCGATTAA
- a CDS encoding lipid A biosynthesis lauroyl acyltransferase encodes MIKFYIKLFMYHIKIIIKKSFDLLWSYLLIGFLAVLRYLPAKVGLSFFSWLATILGPLVSRHQIALANLKAAYPEKTEQELHKIAIEMWKNMGRLLAEYVFLDKIFDFDPKADQLSVVEVVGAEIFQRLKDEKKPHIFFTAHTGNFELLPVCAQSFDLNITVLFRPPNNPYIAKRVLKARQTSMGHLVPSQAGAALALAEQLAQEKNVGMLIDQKFRRGISGTFFDRPVKTNPLIIKLARQYECDIYPARCIRLAGGRYRLELYERIELPLNEKNEVDINASVQKLNDIVESWVCEYPEQWMWFHKRWDE; translated from the coding sequence ATGATAAAGTTTTATATTAAACTTTTTATGTATCATATTAAAATAATTATAAAAAAATCTTTTGATTTATTATGGTCATACCTACTAATCGGTTTTTTAGCGGTTCTACGATATCTTCCTGCAAAAGTTGGGTTATCTTTTTTTTCTTGGTTAGCAACAATACTCGGTCCTCTTGTTTCTCGTCATCAAATTGCACTTGCAAACCTTAAAGCTGCATACCCAGAAAAAACAGAACAAGAACTCCATAAAATAGCTATAGAAATGTGGAAAAATATGGGGAGGCTTCTAGCTGAATATGTTTTTCTTGATAAAATTTTTGATTTTGATCCCAAAGCCGACCAACTAAGTGTAGTTGAAGTCGTTGGCGCTGAGATATTCCAACGATTAAAAGATGAAAAAAAACCACATATTTTCTTCACAGCTCATACTGGAAATTTTGAACTTCTTCCTGTATGTGCACAGAGTTTCGATCTTAATATCACAGTATTATTTAGACCACCTAATAACCCCTATATTGCAAAACGAGTTCTTAAAGCTCGACAAACTTCCATGGGGCATCTTGTACCATCCCAAGCCGGTGCAGCTTTGGCATTAGCAGAACAATTAGCACAAGAAAAAAATGTTGGTATGCTTATTGATCAAAAATTCCGTCGAGGTATTTCTGGAACATTTTTTGATCGCCCTGTTAAAACCAATCCTCTAATTATAAAACTTGCTCGGCAATATGAATGTGACATTTATCCTGCACGTTGTATTCGCTTAGCTGGAGGACGCTATCGTTTAGAATTATATGAACGTATAGAACTTCCACTTAATGAGAAAAACGAAGTTGATATAAATGCTTCTGTGCAAAAACTAAATGATATCGTCGAATCTTGGGTGTGTGAATACCCTGAACAATGGATGTGGTTTCATAAACGTTGGGACGAATAA